From Companilactobacillus heilongjiangensis, one genomic window encodes:
- a CDS encoding helix-turn-helix domain-containing protein, translated as MFLGSVIYDKRRSLNLTQGELANDICNQNTISKIEKHDMTPHIDVLIKICNRLDLSLNDIFSDFSGDTKKEKAFVLDAIEEEVLLNNISETAEKLSLVEANLNSKDMAQFYFIEGLLNFWQGNLERSSFNLDKVLQKTKLDNYNIYTLLSYLVKAMIYLEQKHGDMAAYYAKTISDELSENLNVENSRGIEILFLCKTLGAIYINLNENDLAIETSKRGVEYANSKHLSYFIDDLNYNIALAIKESNGTDKEFEKYKNIAYYTAVSQENSKLQLRIENDNVK; from the coding sequence ATGTTCTTAGGATCAGTAATTTATGATAAAAGACGTAGCTTGAATTTAACTCAAGGAGAGCTTGCTAATGATATTTGTAATCAGAATACTATCAGTAAAATAGAAAAACATGATATGACTCCACATATTGATGTTCTTATTAAGATTTGTAATAGACTTGACTTGTCCTTAAATGATATTTTTAGCGATTTCTCTGGAGATACGAAAAAAGAAAAGGCTTTTGTTTTGGATGCCATTGAGGAAGAAGTCTTGCTTAATAATATTTCTGAAACAGCTGAAAAATTATCGTTAGTTGAGGCAAATCTTAATTCAAAAGATATGGCTCAGTTTTATTTTATTGAGGGTTTATTGAATTTTTGGCAAGGAAACTTGGAGCGGAGTTCTTTTAACTTGGACAAAGTTTTGCAGAAAACTAAATTGGATAATTACAATATTTATACATTATTATCTTACTTGGTTAAAGCTATGATTTACTTGGAGCAGAAACATGGTGATATGGCAGCATATTATGCTAAAACAATTTCAGATGAGCTTTCAGAAAATTTGAATGTGGAAAACTCTCGGGGAATAGAAATTTTATTTTTATGTAAAACATTAGGTGCAATTTATATTAATTTAAATGAGAATGATTTAGCAATTGAAACTTCTAAGCGGGGAGTCGAGTATGCTAATTCTAAGCATTTATCATATTTCATTGATGATCTGAACTATAATATTGCTTTAGCTATAAAAGAATCAAATGGTACAGATAAAGAGTTTGAGAAATATAAAAATATTGCTTATTACACAGCTGTTTCACAAGAAAACTCTAAGTTACAATTAAGAATTGAAAACGATAATGTTAAATAA